TCCATAACCAACAGTGCTGAGAAGGAAAACCATGGTGATTGGTTATACACTCATGAATCCACAATTGTTACTGATAGCATTCCCGATTCTGCAACACCAGATGCCAGCAGCTTCCATAAGCGTCCCAATATGGTATTGTCATCAATTATAATCCCCATGTTCTTCATAATTGTTGCTGACCCTTTTCTTGAGTTATAAATCAATGACAAAATTCATGGTCCTAACATTGGAAGTGATTTTGGTTGCAGGGAGAGAGTGTGCAGGCTCTAAAGAAGCAACGCGACAGTGCCacaaaaaaaccgaaacccaAGTCTGCTGGTCCAGCTAAGGATCCACAAAGTATTGCTGCCAAGGTTTGCTTCAACATTTCAAGGCTTACCAGgtttcaatataaaattactAATCTTGCTCTCAAATTAAGCAAAATGATTTTGATCCCTCAGAATCGACGAGAGCGGATTAGCGAGCGCCTTAAGATGTTGCAGGATTTAGTCCCTAACGGCTCCAAGGTAAACTTCAATTTCAGTTGCATTTCCCCATGGCTTCTACAGACAAGAATGACCATGAGTTTCTTGTAAAATTGGATCCAGTTTATTAATTCTATGTTCTTAATGATATATCACACAGGTTGATTTGGTTACTATGCTAGAGAAAGCCATTAGTTATGTTAAGTTTCTTCAATTGCAAGTAAAGGTATTTACTTCGATAAATTATATCTCCTTAGTTTTTCCTATTTTATAGAATGTAATGGTGTAAATTGATCCTtgacatttcttcttctttttgctcCTGCAGGTGTTGGCCACTGATGAACTCTGGCCAGTTCAAGGTGGTAAAGCTCCTGATATTTCTCAAGTGAAGGGAGCCATTGATGCCATACTTTCATCTCAGACTAAAGACAGAAATTCAAACTCAAGCTCAAAGTGAGGAGTCCAAGAAAatccaagaagaaaaaagagaagtgaTTTCCATGTGATTATATCATGTGAAAACAATTACTTCACAGGCAAAGAAAAATCTTTGTTTTGGAAATAGGCAACGCTGGATTTTGTAGCAAATATTTCGTTTGTTTTCATGTGGAGATCTTGTAGACTTGTAATCAAATCTTATTTCCATGATCATGTAATGAAAACTGTGACTGCAATATTCTTGTCCCAGTTTCTAAATTCCAGAGAatctatcctttttctttttttctttttatcttcatgTTAATTACTTGAAGACTCCTACACGAAgatctatattaattaatcaacaatTTAAGTATGAATTCTTTATCAATATCTTTCATTCTTAGTACACACAAAAAATTTAGCTAGTCATCAAATTGTTCCACCATGTCTCTGCATACAGAAAAAATTTGTATGCATAAGAGCAATTACATGGTATATAAGGGAATCTGCTGAACTAACAATTTAGTGTAGCTGATTTCCTGACTCCATACTTATCGAAAGAAgacattgattgattttttcttggaatttactcaaagaaataattaaataataaaaaaatactaacaatatctatatataagttatgtttcttcaaaataaaaacaacactaATATTGGAATTTACTCGTATTTTCCATTTGTTTTCCTCAAAAAGTGAGGTCAAAAGGGACTAAGAAAtatgcatatttgttttttcagtagaaacaatattttttaaaattttaatttttttttacatgttttggattgctaatatcaaaattaaatttctaaaaataatttttttttatatacattttaaaacaaaaaacacttgaaaaaaagaGATCCCGAATTTGTGACCTTTAAAAGGAGATCCCAAATTTTTAACAGCCAGGTTGTCGCCTGTGGGACTTTCCACCTCCTTTTAATGGCGTAAAATTGATTCCATCATGTACTAAGATTTTCAGTTTTTAGTAAACTACATTTAAACAATAGCATcttcaagaaaagaagaagaatatcaatgatacaagaaaaatatcaatgatgaaaaaagaatatcaagaaCATCAATGATGAAAGGGAGCATCGACTTTTCACCAAGGTTTTCTTTTGGCTTCTCTTTGATgagtaaattattaaaaaaaaaaaaaacaaaataaattattttcttcgaTGCCTAATATGttgttttactaaaatttaaggGTTTTAAATCCCAATCGAAACAAAAAATGAaggttaaaaaaagagaagaattatTATGAAAAGGAATTTTGGAGACAATTATGAAAAGGGTTATGATATAATAGAGAATCACAGGTACAAGCTGTCGAGCATGTAATTGCACATGACAATGCATAGCTTACAATATGCACCTATAtgataagaattaaatttatgtaaatTCATCTACGCAAATGTAGCTCGGCCAGCAAACACCTAAGGGTCTTGTTCATCATTAGCTAGCTCATACACCGGCAAAAGATcttcataggaaaaaaaatctgggaTCTACACATTGACTCTCCAATTGTTGCTGATGAGCTAagaaatattctttttataaagcaAAATTTGGGATTTTCGGACTTTTATAGTGTTTATTATTGTAAATTGAATAACAAAATACACATCCGACCAATAGTATATTTAAAGAGAGAATGCAAAATTATACACAAAAACTTGAATGTGATCCATGGGATCATGCATCACTTGTGATATCGATCATCTCCGAAATTAATtgtattaaatttgaattgtgattaaaaattgttatgtagcatttttgtttatgTAGTCTTACTTATTTTATAATCGCCAGGTACTTTattctatataatataattaatttttgtttttgttggagtGAGTTTAAGGAAGTTGGCTGTATAATTAAAAGGATTGGCTCCATCCTGAATCACTAAGGTAGTCAATAATTGcgtttataaaattttatatcattgcattgtttttttttttttttgatagtgaTTTTCTCggtatatatttataatatatttttattagtatttattaatagaattaacaataaagaaattcaatcaataaatatcattataatatattaatagaaaaaatcatcacaaaaaaaatcaaccattaAATATCACTGCAATATATCTACGGTAAAGAAGTAAGTAATGACAGAAATAGAATATAAGCCATCAAACCAAATTAGTTTTCTCGTCAATATTTGAACTAACCCGAAAAAATTCAATAGTTAAATATTATCGCTATATATGCATGACGGACTTGACGCAAGGTTTAATCTAATTGTGGGAGAGCGAAAAATTAATGCGAGGACATTTTAGTCTGAGCATGTTTCAGTTTTAAATTGCAAGGGATCACATGGCTAATCACATGCATTAATGCGACTTAAACAGGTGTAATGTACAAAGAATAAACTCTAATTAGTTAAATGAAACAGCAGAATGACAACAAACGAATTTCAAAAAAATGGTCAGTGCTTCTCCGGTTTAGTTGGCCACTACAATCATCGTCGGAAACTGCTGGCGTTTAAGAGCATGTACGGCTTCTATGTTGGTCCATGCTGAATAGTCCTTGAActaaaagtttttattattcaCTACCTCAAACTTTCAATGGTTTCTCAATTAGCCCTTTCTCATTGGATTCTAAATAAGAGTAATCATTTTCGATAatcctgaagttaacaaccatgtaaatcTCCAATAAtccttaaatttataaaaatcgaactagtaatttctaaaaaataatttaaatagttattaatataaaaaaaattgatcagaataatctagaatttaattaagtgaatcaaatctaatttaatcAACTTCCACCTAATTCATTTCCAAACCTGACCCGACTAACTACAATTTTACAGGTAATGAAGCTAATCAAAGCCAAGTTTGGACTTGGCTAGGCCTAGTTTAGCATCTGTGAAACAAGGTACAGTAACTTCTCTTGCTTTCCGTCCCTagcaaaaaaatcttaattgctGAAACAAAATAtccacaaatttttttaatgttatgttATGGTGAAGTACGAGCTTTGTCgcaaattttatatcaatttctcTGGGTTTTgacacgtgtttttttttatataaattcttggatgaatcattattaaaaaaaaaaaaggacatgaagaagaagatatatATAGTCGACAACGTGCATGGCACAATAGTACTATAAGaagtttaatttgatcattcaatTCATCAATAGATTTCAATAACATTATAATTTCATGATTTCGTGGAACATATATGTATCATATTCTAATTAATACGAATTTCTATGCGTGACaacatttatcatattaatttgatttgtatAGTTCACCTTGATCCCTTCACGATCTCTATCATATTAATTACCTTTTCTAGAAATGAATCCGTCAAAAAGTCCACACGCGCACAcacacattaattaattaagaagagCCAAATGCATTGAAATCCTCTTGTTCCCCAAATGGTTACTCAATATATAATTGTTCTCTTATTGTCTTTCTAAATATTTCTTACAAGATCCTGGATATATGGGGTAACAAATATTTCCCCTGTGTGTCATGGAGTTGTGGATTTGAACGTTGAAGTGAGGGATTATAATTAAGAACAGTCCATTGATAGTTCAGGTacgtaattatattttaataattgcaAATGAAAAGTATTTGGAAACACAGtcgtatttatattttttaaaaaattaatttttctagttaaaaattaatttttttaatatgttttagatcgttttgatatactgatttcaaaaataaattttttaaaaataaaaaaatatattattttaatatatttcaacacgaaaaacactttaaaaaataaccgcaactacattttcaaataaatattcattttttgaatttgaaatcaaTACGTAATGTGATAgatattaatgtattttgataAGAAAGACATGGTCTTCTAATCATCCATTAAAAAACAGTATTTCTTGTTTGgcggattatatatatatttatgaaattaaaagagatCGGTAATAACACGATCGAGATGCAAATGATCTGTTATGACAGATcaagtaacaaaaaattcaataaaatcattcaATTGGCTTCGGCTGTTTTGGAATCTTGTATATCAATACTATATGGTTTTCATTAAATTGTTGTGATTAATGAAGATTAAGCACTTAAATACAATTAAACATATAGAAAAACACAGGAATATAATCTTATATATAGTTTAGGATATTGTATATAATTCATATTTATATAATCACTAATCACGCACCCCCCAATCCCAAATCTTAAATAACAATGCTTTGATGAGAATttcaaagaacaaaaacaatcctGTGATGagtatcataaatttaattaaagatattcATTAAAACAGTGTTGTTTATTAAAtggtaaatttaattatataaaaaaactctttgtCAACCGCTATGCATGATCTAGTATTTGATCTATGTTTAAAATATGTGATTTTATGAACTCCtcgaaataataaaaataaataaattaaagatagtGTGTCTTCGTACATAATTCTCAACAAATTagtttataaattcaaaatttaaattaagagaAGGGGAAAGTAAATagtaatgattaaattaaatgaagatAACTTGTAAAATCATGTTATGTGGGAGACAAATAAGGATGCCAACGAAAATCCACAAGTTGGATTTTTAATAATCCATCCTCTTATCTTAAAccaaatttattattcattaagtataaaaattatatttttagatttgatattcAGATGTTCTTAcctcattataatttattatttaaaattaaataaaatataaggttgtgttttttttttctgtatgtGTATGTATCGGATTGAGTTCAAAAATATACAAGTAAAGTTTTTAGATGTACATCAATTTGAAGTATATCTATcgaatttaaatgaatttatcatcCCTATAAACTAACAACTCAAAAAATTAGATAGgtggattcaaaaaaaaaaaaaaaaaacaaaaatatatatatatatatatcataaagaGTTTTAAggatctttataaaaaataataattaattagtatttataagtttaaaattaaaaaaa
This DNA window, taken from Populus alba chromosome 17, ASM523922v2, whole genome shotgun sequence, encodes the following:
- the LOC118028848 gene encoding putative transcription factor bHLH086, encoding MALAKDRMDSVQTCALYGNVMGDLSSLGPNYGFEGEGDRNFEKNSGLMIKNLALSSSPPSLGSPSSANSGELVFQATDNQVEEAHSLINFKGTGFDSIMHANGSLISFEQSNRVSQTSSHKDDYSDWEGNLSCNYQWNQINPKCNANPRLMEDLNCYQSASNFNSITNSAEKENHGDWLYTHESTIVTDSIPDSATPDASSFHKRPNMGESVQALKKQRDSATKKPKPKSAGPAKDPQSIAAKNRRERISERLKMLQDLVPNGSKVDLVTMLEKAISYVKFLQLQVKVLATDELWPVQGGKAPDISQVKGAIDAILSSQTKDRNSNSSSK